The following are from one region of the Simiduia agarivorans SA1 = DSM 21679 genome:
- the dnaE gene encoding DNA polymerase III subunit alpha, producing the protein MTAATPGFIHLRLHTEFSLTDSVVRVGPLINRLKELEMPACGVTDIANFYGLIKFYTKCEGSGVKPIAGTDLTLVDEEGNESLITLLAMNDVGYKKITELISKGWQHGQYHGAARVQRDWVRDHAEGVIALSGGRFGDVGKAVIAGRKQQAEQLLAAWQADFPNRFYLELTRTGRENEEDYLHAAVALAEKMQCPVVATNDVRFLHADEFEVHEARVCIGEGRALDDPRRERRYSEQQYLRSAEEMADLFSDIPEALANSVEIAKRCSVNIQLGTYFLPDYPIPDDFEQGEIFSIYPLDYMREEARTAMAGKWEGKESTPEYAEALRVNVFFQKITYEGLEWRLERILQRDDPDYDSKRQAFIDRLRFELGIIMQMGFPGYFLIVMDFIQWAKDNGIPVGPGRGSGAGSLVAYAQKITDLDPLEYDLLFERFLNPERVSMPDFDVDFCMENRDKVISYVADKYGRDAVSQIITFGTMAAKAVVRDVARVQGKSYGLADKLSKMIPPTPGMTLKQALEEEPLLKEFIETDGEAGEIWEMAVKLEGLTRNVGKHAGGVVIAPTKLTDFAPLYCDETGGGLVTQYDKNDVESAGLVKFDFLGLRTLTIIDWAVKMIDRDRQKTGEPPLDISALPLDDEKTFKLLKRAETTAVFQLESRGMKDLIKRLQPDNLEDMIALVALFRPGPLQSGMVDDFINRKHGRAKVAYPDATYQHMSLKPILEPTYGVIVYQEQVMQIAQVLAGYTLGGADMLRRAMGKKKPEEMAKQRSTFENGAADQGVDPDLAMKIFDLVEKFAGYGFNKSHSAAYALVSYQTAWLKAHYPAHFMAATMSSDMDKTDKVVTFIEECREMGLKLLPPDVNAGEFMFNVNPEGAIVYGLGAIKGLGEGPVDNIIQARNSGGPFTSLFDFCARIDPRKVNKRALEALVRSGAFDTIGPQQSLDYDRAVLMSAIGEAVKAAEQSHANEAAGMMDLFGEVVPTAAAEDDDVYSEFRGVKSWTMRERLEGERDTLGLYLTGHPIDEYARELKYLVSNRIADLKPEKSNQRVAGLVVAMRVMKTKRGDTMAFVSLDDRSGRIEVALFSDTYNNYREKIVKDAMLVIEGQVSHDDYSGMLKMRADSVNTLGEARAGLARGVHMEWQREAIADKQVEALIQVLNQHRGGNCPVSVDLRNDIARGRVLFGSEWKVNASEQLLTELRDIFGEEAVRMVY; encoded by the coding sequence ATGACTGCTGCAACCCCGGGCTTTATCCACCTGCGCCTGCATACAGAGTTTTCCCTCACCGACAGTGTGGTGCGGGTGGGGCCGTTGATCAACCGGCTGAAAGAGCTGGAAATGCCCGCCTGCGGCGTGACCGATATTGCCAATTTCTACGGCCTCATCAAGTTCTACACCAAATGTGAGGGCAGTGGCGTCAAACCCATTGCCGGTACCGATCTGACGCTGGTGGATGAGGAGGGCAACGAAAGCCTGATCACCCTGTTGGCCATGAACGATGTAGGCTACAAAAAAATTACCGAACTGATTTCCAAGGGCTGGCAACACGGTCAGTATCACGGTGCCGCCCGGGTCCAGCGCGATTGGGTGCGCGATCATGCCGAAGGTGTGATTGCTTTATCCGGCGGACGGTTTGGCGATGTGGGTAAAGCAGTGATCGCCGGCCGCAAGCAGCAGGCAGAACAATTACTGGCGGCCTGGCAGGCGGATTTTCCCAACCGGTTTTATCTGGAACTCACCCGCACCGGGCGCGAAAACGAAGAAGATTATCTGCACGCAGCTGTGGCGCTGGCGGAGAAAATGCAGTGCCCGGTGGTGGCCACCAATGATGTGCGCTTTCTGCACGCCGATGAGTTTGAAGTGCATGAGGCGCGCGTGTGCATCGGCGAGGGCCGGGCGTTGGATGACCCGCGCCGCGAGCGCCGGTACAGCGAGCAGCAATACCTCCGTTCGGCCGAGGAAATGGCCGACTTGTTCAGCGATATTCCGGAAGCGCTGGCGAATTCCGTGGAAATTGCTAAGCGCTGTTCGGTGAATATCCAGCTCGGCACCTACTTCCTGCCCGACTACCCGATCCCGGATGACTTTGAGCAAGGCGAGATTTTTTCCATCTATCCGCTGGACTACATGCGCGAGGAAGCGCGCACGGCCATGGCGGGCAAATGGGAAGGCAAGGAGTCCACGCCCGAATATGCCGAAGCGCTGCGTGTGAATGTGTTTTTCCAGAAAATCACCTATGAAGGTCTGGAATGGCGGCTCGAACGCATTCTTCAGCGCGATGATCCGGACTACGACAGCAAGCGACAGGCGTTTATTGACCGGTTGCGGTTTGAGCTCGGCATCATCATGCAGATGGGATTCCCCGGCTACTTCCTGATCGTAATGGACTTTATCCAGTGGGCCAAAGACAACGGCATTCCGGTGGGACCTGGCCGGGGTTCCGGTGCCGGTTCGCTGGTGGCCTATGCGCAGAAAATTACCGACCTGGATCCGCTCGAATACGACCTGCTGTTCGAGCGGTTCCTGAATCCGGAGCGGGTATCCATGCCCGACTTCGACGTGGATTTCTGTATGGAAAACCGCGACAAGGTCATCAGCTACGTGGCCGACAAATACGGCCGCGATGCGGTGAGCCAGATTATTACTTTCGGTACCATGGCCGCGAAAGCGGTGGTGCGCGACGTGGCGCGGGTGCAGGGCAAGAGTTACGGCCTGGCCGATAAACTCTCAAAAATGATCCCGCCCACGCCCGGCATGACGCTCAAGCAGGCGTTGGAAGAAGAGCCGCTGCTGAAGGAGTTTATCGAAACCGACGGCGAGGCGGGTGAAATCTGGGAAATGGCAGTGAAGCTGGAAGGCCTCACCCGCAACGTGGGTAAGCACGCCGGTGGCGTGGTGATCGCGCCTACCAAACTCACCGATTTTGCGCCCCTGTATTGCGATGAAACCGGCGGCGGTCTGGTGACCCAATACGACAAAAACGATGTGGAATCCGCAGGCCTGGTGAAGTTTGACTTCCTCGGCCTTCGCACGCTCACCATCATCGATTGGGCGGTCAAAATGATTGATCGCGACCGGCAAAAAACCGGCGAGCCACCGCTCGATATTTCCGCCCTGCCGCTGGATGATGAGAAAACCTTCAAGCTGTTGAAACGCGCAGAAACCACGGCAGTATTTCAGCTCGAATCGCGCGGCATGAAAGACCTGATCAAGCGGCTGCAGCCCGACAATCTGGAAGACATGATCGCCCTGGTGGCTCTGTTCCGTCCTGGCCCGCTGCAGTCCGGCATGGTGGATGACTTTATCAACCGTAAGCACGGCCGCGCCAAGGTGGCTTACCCGGATGCCACTTACCAGCACATGTCACTCAAGCCGATTCTGGAACCCACCTACGGGGTGATCGTGTACCAGGAGCAGGTGATGCAGATTGCCCAGGTGCTGGCCGGTTATACGCTCGGTGGCGCTGACATGTTGCGCCGGGCTATGGGTAAGAAAAAACCCGAGGAAATGGCCAAGCAGCGCTCCACTTTTGAAAACGGCGCAGCCGATCAGGGCGTGGACCCGGATCTGGCGATGAAAATTTTCGACCTGGTGGAAAAGTTTGCCGGCTACGGTTTTAACAAGTCCCACTCCGCCGCTTACGCGTTGGTGTCCTACCAGACTGCGTGGCTCAAGGCGCATTACCCCGCCCACTTCATGGCTGCCACCATGTCGTCGGACATGGATAAAACCGACAAGGTGGTGACCTTTATTGAAGAATGCCGGGAGATGGGGCTCAAGCTCCTGCCGCCGGATGTGAATGCGGGCGAGTTCATGTTTAACGTGAATCCTGAAGGTGCCATTGTCTATGGCCTGGGTGCCATCAAAGGCCTGGGTGAAGGCCCTGTAGACAATATTATTCAGGCCCGCAACAGCGGCGGCCCCTTTACCAGTCTGTTTGATTTCTGTGCCCGCATCGACCCGCGCAAAGTGAACAAGCGTGCATTGGAGGCGTTAGTACGTTCAGGCGCTTTTGACACTATCGGTCCGCAGCAAAGCCTGGATTACGACCGCGCCGTACTCATGTCGGCCATCGGCGAGGCGGTGAAAGCCGCCGAGCAAAGCCACGCCAATGAAGCGGCGGGCATGATGGACTTGTTTGGTGAGGTTGTACCCACAGCGGCCGCCGAAGATGATGATGTGTACAGCGAATTCCGCGGCGTGAAAAGCTGGACTATGCGCGAGCGCCTTGAGGGCGAGCGCGACACCTTGGGCTTGTATCTCACTGGCCACCCCATTGATGAATACGCGCGTGAGTTGAAGTACCTGGTGTCCAACCGCATCGCCGATCTTAAGCCGGAAAAATCCAACCAGCGGGTTGCCGGTCTGGTGGTGGCGATGCGGGTAATGAAAACCAAACGTGGGGATACTATGGCGTTTGTCTCGCTGGATGATCGTTCGGGACGCATTGAAGTGGCGTTGTTTTCCGATACCTATAACAACTACCGGGAAAAAATTGTCAAAGACGCCATGCTGGTAATTGAAGGGCAGGTGAGTCACGACGATTATTCCGGCATGCTGAAAATGCGTGCTGACAGCGTCAACACACTGGGCGAAGCACGCGCCGGTCTTGCGCGGGGTGTTCACATGGAATGGCAACGTGAAGCCATAGCCGATAAACAGGTTGAAGCGCTGATACAGGTGTTGAACCAGCATCGCGGTGGCAACTGCCCGGTGTCGGTGGATTTACGAAACGACATCGCCCGGGGCCGGGTGTTGTTTGGCTCAGAATGGAAAGTCAATGCGTCCGAGCAATTGTTGACAGAGCTTCGTGATATTTTTGGCGAAGAAGCCGTGCGGATGGTTTATTGA
- the rnhB gene encoding ribonuclease HII, producing MSKVELGPFVSVYSGSLGAGVDEVGRGPLAGDVVAAAVILDPANPIQGLNDSKKLTEKKREALFPEIQAKALAFCIARASVAEIDKLNILQASLLAMTRAVQGLNPQPEHVWVDGNKIPRWQYPAECVVKGDSRVAAISAASILAKVTRDREMVALHEQFPKYGFAGHKGYPTADHLAAIAEHGITPHHRQSFGPVRKQIEQMDLF from the coding sequence ATGAGCAAGGTAGAGCTGGGGCCCTTTGTCAGTGTTTATTCAGGCAGCTTGGGGGCAGGCGTGGATGAAGTGGGCCGTGGGCCCCTGGCAGGTGATGTGGTAGCGGCGGCGGTGATTCTGGACCCGGCCAACCCGATTCAGGGCCTGAACGACTCCAAAAAACTCACCGAGAAAAAGCGCGAAGCCCTGTTTCCCGAGATTCAGGCCAAGGCGCTGGCCTTTTGCATTGCCAGGGCCAGTGTGGCTGAAATCGACAAACTCAATATCCTGCAGGCCAGCCTGTTGGCCATGACCCGCGCAGTTCAGGGGCTGAATCCCCAGCCGGAGCACGTCTGGGTGGATGGCAACAAAATCCCGCGTTGGCAGTACCCGGCCGAGTGTGTGGTTAAAGGCGACAGCCGGGTGGCGGCGATTTCAGCGGCCTCCATTCTGGCCAAGGTCACCCGCGACCGGGAAATGGTGGCGCTGCACGAACAATTCCCCAAATACGGCTTTGCCGGGCACAAGGGCTACCCAACCGCCGATCACCTGGCGGCCATCGCCGAACACGGTATTACCCCACACCACCGCCAATCCTTCGGGCCGGTGCGCAAGCAAATTGAACAAATGGATCTCTTTTAA
- a CDS encoding Gfo/Idh/MocA family protein produces the protein MTTLRTAVIGVGYLGKFHADKYAALPNSQLVAVVDASPENGKTIADKLGCEALTDYRQLFGRVDAVSIAAPTSYHYAIAKDCIEQGIHVLIEKPITVTVAEADELIALAKARGVLIQVGHLERFNAALLALGDRLGTPRFIESHRLAPFNPRANDVNVVLDLMIHDIDIIQNMVKSPIKSVAASGTAVLTKITDIANARIEFENGCVANVTASRVSMKTERKMRVFQQESCITIDFHNRALKLYSKGDKEMFPGIPEIESEESVFDNNDALKVEIEAFLHSIQTGAPTQVSGEDGRQALATAQEISRLLNDA, from the coding sequence ATGACCACTCTGCGCACCGCCGTGATCGGCGTCGGCTATCTGGGTAAATTCCACGCCGACAAATATGCCGCCCTGCCCAACAGCCAACTTGTGGCGGTGGTGGATGCAAGCCCCGAGAACGGCAAAACGATTGCCGACAAGCTTGGCTGCGAGGCGCTCACGGATTATCGCCAGTTGTTCGGCCGGGTTGATGCCGTCTCCATTGCCGCCCCCACCAGCTACCACTATGCCATTGCCAAAGACTGTATCGAGCAAGGCATTCATGTGCTGATCGAAAAACCGATTACCGTGACGGTCGCCGAGGCCGATGAACTGATCGCACTGGCCAAGGCGCGTGGGGTACTGATCCAGGTGGGCCATCTGGAGCGTTTTAATGCCGCCTTGCTGGCACTGGGGGATCGCTTGGGCACACCGCGCTTTATCGAGTCGCACCGCTTAGCACCGTTTAATCCACGCGCCAATGATGTGAATGTGGTGCTGGATCTGATGATCCACGATATCGACATTATCCAGAATATGGTGAAAAGCCCGATCAAATCGGTGGCCGCCTCCGGCACCGCCGTGCTCACCAAAATTACCGACATTGCCAATGCCCGCATCGAATTCGAAAACGGCTGTGTGGCGAACGTGACCGCCAGCCGCGTCAGCATGAAAACCGAACGCAAAATGCGGGTTTTCCAACAGGAATCCTGCATTACCATCGACTTTCACAACCGCGCGCTCAAGCTCTACAGCAAAGGCGACAAGGAAATGTTCCCCGGTATTCCGGAAATCGAAAGTGAAGAAAGTGTGTTCGACAACAACGACGCACTGAAAGTGGAAATCGAAGCGTTTTTACACAGCATTCAAACCGGCGCGCCCACTCAGGTGTCCGGCGAAGACGGCCGCCAGGCACTGGCCACGGCCCAGGAAATTTCGCGTTTGTTAAACGACGCCTGA
- a CDS encoding DegT/DnrJ/EryC1/StrS family aminotransferase, whose protein sequence is MKIPMVDLKEQYHSLKEQIDAGIIAAMESSAFILGPNVQAFEQEAAAYLGVKHAIGVGSGTDALHLALLALGIGPGDEVITTPFTFVATAEAIKYVGATPVFVDINPDTFNIDLTCVEAAITDKTRAVIPVHLFGQPVDMPALKTLCDARGLNIVEDCAQSFGAHIDGKQTGSFGDLGAFSFFPSKNLGCYGDGGMVSTNSDELAALVKQYRNHGSKVQYHHSLVGYTSRLDELQAVVLRAKLPHIDSYNANRRRVDQTYKKYLAGTGIKMPHLDDVGLHVFHQYCCLHPERDKILAALRANDIACAIYYPVPLHKQEVFAQDCAGLSLPITESVMSQCFALPVYPELSEDKIQLIADTIKSAL, encoded by the coding sequence ATGAAAATCCCGATGGTGGATCTGAAAGAACAGTACCACAGCTTAAAAGAACAGATTGACGCCGGCATCATCGCCGCCATGGAATCCTCCGCGTTTATACTGGGCCCCAATGTGCAGGCGTTTGAGCAGGAAGCGGCCGCCTACCTGGGAGTAAAACACGCCATTGGTGTGGGTTCGGGTACCGATGCGCTGCACCTGGCGCTGCTGGCCCTGGGCATTGGCCCGGGCGATGAAGTGATCACCACGCCCTTTACCTTTGTGGCCACCGCCGAAGCGATCAAATACGTGGGCGCCACGCCGGTGTTTGTGGATATTAATCCGGACACCTTCAATATCGATCTCACCTGTGTAGAAGCGGCCATTACCGACAAAACCCGCGCGGTCATCCCGGTGCATTTGTTCGGCCAGCCGGTGGATATGCCAGCGCTGAAGACCCTGTGCGATGCACGTGGGCTCAACATCGTAGAAGACTGCGCCCAGTCTTTTGGTGCACATATTGATGGCAAGCAAACCGGCAGCTTTGGCGATCTGGGTGCGTTCAGTTTCTTCCCGTCCAAAAACCTGGGCTGCTACGGCGACGGCGGCATGGTGTCCACCAACAGCGATGAACTGGCCGCATTGGTCAAACAATACCGCAACCACGGCAGCAAGGTGCAATACCACCACAGTCTGGTGGGCTACACCTCGCGTCTGGATGAATTACAAGCCGTGGTGCTGCGGGCCAAGTTGCCGCACATCGACAGTTACAATGCCAATCGCCGGCGCGTAGACCAGACCTACAAAAAGTACCTGGCCGGCACCGGCATCAAAATGCCGCACCTCGACGACGTGGGCCTGCACGTATTCCACCAATACTGCTGTCTGCATCCTGAGCGCGACAAGATCCTGGCCGCCCTGCGCGCCAACGACATTGCCTGCGCCATCTACTACCCGGTGCCGCTGCACAAGCAGGAAGTGTTCGCGCAAGATTGCGCAGGCTTAAGCCTGCCCATCACCGAAAGCGTGATGAGCCAGTGTTTTGCCCTGCCCGTGTACCCGGAACTCAGCGAAGACAAAATCCAACTGATTGCGGACACCATTAAGTCTGCCCTATGA
- the lpxB gene encoding lipid-A-disaccharide synthase — MSHHIMISAGEASGDLHAANLVRAYQTFAPETRFTGMGSDQLREIGVELLVDCADIAVVGIWEVIKNYRTIKRALNTLIAALESDRPDLLILVDYQEFNFRLAAEAKKRGIKVLFYISPQVWAWRPHRVHGMGEKIDHMAVLFPFEEKFYHDAGVPCTFVGHPLVDEVKPTRSAEESLQRYGLTNDKPVVGLFPGSRKSEVARVLPILLESARELRKSKPDVQFVLPKASTVGDDNIAPLLARFPELNVKDVRDKSYNVMQVCDAIMTASGTATLEIALMGVPNAIVYKIAPLSYWILKRMVTIDNIGLENIVAEKRVAQEFIQSDARPRAIAREMLRLLDDTAYRDQMIGELNQIRGKLGKEGGSANVARLALDMIEGRV; from the coding sequence ATGAGCCACCACATCATGATCAGCGCCGGAGAAGCCTCCGGCGATTTACATGCCGCGAATCTGGTGCGTGCTTATCAGACATTCGCACCCGAGACCCGCTTTACCGGCATGGGCTCGGACCAGTTACGCGAGATTGGCGTTGAGTTATTAGTGGATTGTGCCGATATTGCAGTGGTGGGCATCTGGGAAGTGATCAAAAACTACCGCACCATCAAGCGCGCACTCAATACCCTGATTGCCGCACTCGAATCAGACCGGCCCGATTTATTGATTCTGGTGGATTACCAGGAATTTAATTTCCGGCTCGCGGCTGAAGCAAAAAAACGCGGCATCAAAGTACTTTTTTATATTTCACCGCAGGTGTGGGCCTGGCGTCCGCATCGCGTACACGGCATGGGCGAGAAAATTGACCACATGGCGGTGCTGTTTCCATTTGAGGAAAAGTTCTACCACGACGCCGGCGTACCCTGTACGTTTGTCGGCCATCCTCTCGTGGATGAGGTGAAACCCACCCGTTCGGCAGAAGAATCCTTGCAACGTTACGGCCTGACCAACGATAAACCCGTAGTCGGCTTGTTCCCCGGTTCGCGTAAAAGCGAAGTGGCCCGGGTGCTGCCCATTCTGCTGGAAAGCGCGCGCGAACTCCGGAAATCCAAACCGGATGTGCAGTTTGTCCTGCCCAAGGCCAGCACCGTGGGTGACGACAATATCGCGCCCCTGCTCGCCCGCTTCCCGGAACTCAATGTCAAAGACGTGCGCGACAAATCCTACAATGTGATGCAGGTCTGCGATGCCATCATGACCGCCTCGGGTACCGCTACGTTGGAAATCGCGCTCATGGGCGTGCCCAATGCCATCGTCTACAAAATCGCGCCCCTGTCCTACTGGATTCTGAAGCGCATGGTCACCATCGACAACATCGGTCTGGAAAATATTGTTGCGGAGAAACGTGTCGCGCAGGAATTCATTCAGTCCGACGCCAGGCCACGCGCCATCGCCAGAGAAATGCTGCGTTTGCTGGATGACACCGCGTACAGAGACCAGATGATTGGCGAATTGAATCAGATTCGTGGCAAGCTCGGTAAAGAAGGCGGTTCCGCCAATGTGGCCAGACTGGCATTGGATATGATTGAAGGGCGCGTGTAA
- a CDS encoding LysR family transcriptional regulator, with protein sequence MDLEAVTWFVAVVRTGSFNAAAKHLKQPASNVSRRIAQLERALGYRLLQRTTRALSLTPEGESLLPIAQSLCNVRDEIEAWRDSHTQAPTGRLRVTAPVSFARGPLTAWLIDYRRHYPQVAVELLHGNEYLDFQAHQLDFAFRQGPLPDSSLIARRLFGIHYGVYAAPELIARGRAINEPGDLTGQPVVAIGVDGRPLPWRFRNQDWVPEKPALMLEDPSQCVQAAEAGLGYTYISEYDAIPAVSRGSLAEVLAAERAPASDFYLVYSNREYHSKKNSAFLALVLDAVAQLRQTQGVSF encoded by the coding sequence ATGGACCTGGAAGCCGTGACCTGGTTTGTGGCGGTGGTTCGTACCGGTTCGTTCAATGCGGCGGCCAAACACCTGAAACAACCGGCAAGCAATGTCAGTCGGCGGATAGCACAACTTGAACGCGCCCTGGGTTATCGACTGCTTCAACGTACGACCCGGGCGTTATCCTTGACGCCGGAAGGCGAGAGCCTGCTACCCATTGCACAATCACTTTGCAACGTGCGCGATGAGATAGAGGCATGGCGCGATAGCCATACCCAGGCCCCAACTGGGCGGCTGCGGGTGACGGCCCCGGTCAGTTTTGCCCGCGGGCCGCTGACCGCATGGCTGATTGATTACCGACGCCATTATCCCCAGGTTGCGGTTGAGTTGTTGCACGGCAACGAGTATCTGGATTTTCAGGCTCACCAACTGGACTTTGCCTTCCGGCAGGGGCCTTTGCCGGATTCCTCGTTGATTGCTCGCCGGCTGTTTGGCATCCACTACGGTGTTTATGCAGCCCCTGAACTGATCGCGCGGGGGAGGGCTATTAACGAGCCGGGGGATTTAACCGGGCAACCGGTAGTCGCGATTGGGGTTGACGGGCGGCCTTTGCCCTGGCGATTCAGAAATCAGGATTGGGTGCCGGAGAAACCGGCGCTGATGCTCGAAGACCCAAGCCAGTGTGTTCAGGCTGCAGAAGCGGGGCTGGGGTATACCTACATCAGCGAATATGACGCCATACCTGCGGTGTCGCGGGGATCGCTCGCCGAAGTACTGGCGGCCGAGCGTGCACCGGCCTCCGATTTTTATCTGGTCTATAGCAACCGCGAATACCATTCCAAGAAAAATTCTGCATTTCTGGCTCTCGTGCTCGACGCCGTGGCGCAGTTGCGGCAAACGCAAGGCGTTAGTTTCTAG